A window of Fictibacillus halophilus contains these coding sequences:
- a CDS encoding YjcZ family sporulation protein has product MSSRKYCSDSFTLYVVLFVLLIIVGAVSFNGNCCVYSYPCSYGYAANVPVSGYWNV; this is encoded by the coding sequence ATGTCGTCAAGAAAGTACTGTTCTGATAGCTTTACGCTTTATGTGGTACTATTCGTGCTGCTCATTATTGTCGGAGCCGTCTCGTTTAACGGAAACTGCTGTGTTTATTCTTACCCTTGTTCCTATGGATACGCAGCAAACGTACCAGTAAGCGGTTATTGGAACGTGTAA
- a CDS encoding ABC transporter permease — protein MRSQFNSWALLSVIFSILILLPALLIMVQLFAESNENWEHIKEFMLKNYIVNSVTLVSFTGLFTVLIGVSAAWLVSAYKVPMHRFFKWGLILPLAIPPYIGAYTYHGILNYTGVIQTTLRNQFGIKVDQKFFDIMNIPGAVFIFTMFLYPYVYIITRSFLENQSSSLIENARLLGKGSFMTFIQVVLPVSRAAIVGGVSLVILEVFNDYGVVKYFGIQTFSTAIFQAWFGMGDIYSAIKLAGTLMLIVILILILEKVIRGRKQYSYSTSKVRPLEPKELKGWKKYAVLSFFISLFALAFGIPFIQLLHWVYMTYDVILSATFADLIWNSVFVAGIGSVLIIIVALIIANFSRLSKGWGGKVFSKITVLGYSIPGAVIAIGVLTLFLSLDEKVITLYEWLGLEPTLVLSLSISMLIFAYVVRFLAVGFNSIESGFDKVGTVFTEASRTLGMSVTKTFFKVDIKMIKGAIAGGFILVFVDILKELPLTLILQPFNFYTLATKTFQYASDERIHEASVSSMVIICISALSIFFLHRVLEKEPK, from the coding sequence ATGAGATCACAGTTTAATAGTTGGGCTTTGCTTAGTGTGATTTTTTCTATTCTAATCCTTTTACCAGCTTTGCTCATCATGGTTCAGTTATTCGCTGAGAGTAATGAGAATTGGGAACATATAAAAGAATTTATGTTGAAAAATTATATCGTGAATTCTGTGACGCTAGTTAGTTTCACTGGCCTTTTCACAGTGTTGATCGGGGTGAGTGCAGCATGGCTAGTTTCTGCATATAAAGTTCCCATGCACCGATTCTTTAAATGGGGTCTCATACTTCCTCTTGCAATACCACCTTATATTGGAGCTTATACGTACCATGGCATTCTAAACTATACAGGAGTCATTCAGACGACATTAAGAAACCAGTTTGGTATAAAAGTAGACCAAAAGTTTTTTGACATCATGAACATACCAGGTGCTGTTTTCATTTTTACGATGTTTCTTTATCCCTATGTTTATATCATTACAAGAAGCTTCTTAGAAAATCAGTCATCATCACTGATCGAGAATGCGCGTTTGTTAGGAAAAGGTTCGTTCATGACATTTATACAAGTCGTGCTGCCTGTGTCTCGTGCAGCGATCGTTGGTGGCGTTAGTCTAGTTATTCTTGAAGTCTTTAATGATTACGGTGTAGTTAAATATTTTGGTATCCAAACGTTTAGTACTGCCATATTTCAAGCTTGGTTCGGAATGGGAGATATCTATTCAGCTATCAAGTTAGCGGGTACTTTAATGTTGATTGTAATTTTGATCTTAATCCTTGAAAAAGTAATAAGGGGTAGGAAGCAGTATAGCTATTCCACTTCAAAAGTACGGCCCTTAGAACCAAAAGAACTTAAAGGTTGGAAAAAATACGCTGTACTAAGCTTTTTTATTTCTTTATTTGCTCTAGCTTTCGGAATTCCTTTTATACAGCTTTTACATTGGGTGTATATGACATATGACGTCATTTTAAGTGCTACATTTGCAGACTTGATTTGGAACTCAGTTTTTGTTGCGGGTATAGGTTCAGTTCTAATCATTATCGTGGCCTTAATCATCGCTAACTTTAGTCGTCTGTCAAAAGGTTGGGGAGGGAAGGTATTTTCCAAAATAACGGTTTTAGGCTATTCGATTCCTGGAGCTGTAATCGCAATCGGCGTACTGACTTTATTTCTATCACTGGACGAAAAGGTAATTACGTTATACGAATGGCTTGGATTAGAGCCTACTCTTGTACTGAGCCTCAGTATTAGTATGCTGATCTTTGCCTATGTTGTTCGCTTTCTTGCGGTCGGTTTTAACTCGATTGAGTCAGGTTTTGATAAAGTAGGAACAGTTTTCACAGAAGCTTCAAGAACGTTAGGGATGTCAGTAACGAAGACATTTTTTAAAGTAGATATCAAGATGATCAAAGGAGCGATTGCTGGGGGGTTCATTCTTGTTTTTGTAGATATTTTAAAAGAGCTGCCTCTTACTCTTATCCTACAGCCTTTTAATTTTTACACGTTGGCTACAAAAACATTTCAATATGCAAGTGACGAACGTATTCACGAAGCCTCTGTTTCATCAATGGTGATTATTTGTATAAGTGCACTTTCGATTTTCTTTTTACACAGAGTATTAGAAAAGGAGCCAAAATAA
- a CDS encoding 3'-5' exonuclease encodes MRMQYIVYDLEMTNRLSEIIEIGAIRMIEVDGELKILDTFQSFVQPKMDKLNTRITNLTGITKKDLISAPVYTEAIENFRSWIGQEEYYLCSWGPEDKWALITDSTFHKADTDWIINHNDLQFHFSILHDSEKGFRYGLSRALQAMELVYEGSKHRALDDAINTARILAKIHRNIKFVKNPTSFLESKLFEPEKLVYKTKSEGNESPFASLSKLFN; translated from the coding sequence ATGAGGATGCAGTATATTGTGTATGATTTAGAGATGACAAACCGGCTCTCAGAGATTATTGAGATTGGTGCCATTCGGATGATTGAAGTTGATGGTGAACTTAAAATATTGGATACGTTTCAATCATTCGTTCAACCAAAAATGGATAAGTTGAATACACGAATTACAAATTTAACTGGAATCACCAAAAAAGATTTGATTTCTGCTCCTGTTTATACAGAGGCAATTGAAAACTTTAGATCTTGGATCGGCCAAGAAGAGTATTACCTTTGTTCTTGGGGACCAGAAGATAAGTGGGCGCTCATTACAGATTCAACTTTTCATAAAGCAGACACGGATTGGATTATTAATCATAATGATCTGCAATTTCATTTTAGTATCCTTCACGATAGTGAAAAAGGATTTCGGTACGGCTTGTCACGCGCTCTTCAGGCGATGGAGCTGGTTTATGAAGGATCCAAACATAGAGCACTTGATGATGCCATTAACACAGCCAGAATCCTTGCTAAAATTCATAGGAACATCAAATTTGTAAAAAATCCGACTTCTTTCTTAGAATCAAAGCTTTTTGAACCGGAAAAGTTGGTTTATAAAACAAAGTCTGAAGGAAATGAATCTCCATTTGCTTCTCTATCAAAGTTATTTAACTAA
- a CDS encoding TrkA C-terminal domain-containing protein, with product MGLLFTLLYFAIIAIVIEINVLLFTLTGLKKEIARFQVISMFTATGFTTGESELILEHPVRRRLSTFLILFGVFSLAVIISSISNILSDEFRSIELGIIILVLISLYLILSIPKLKKYMKHSFESHMEKSYNLADLPLRDVMYFEEDDIVVELPIHKDSKIMGKKLKDVIQVDDDLIVLFIKRGDVTVRKDSYTTEIQEGDMLVLYGHQSSLQERFNEEMDELKSKKDA from the coding sequence GTGGGTTTATTATTTACTTTGCTTTATTTTGCAATCATAGCAATTGTTATTGAAATCAACGTTCTGCTATTCACGCTAACTGGCTTAAAAAAAGAAATTGCTCGCTTTCAAGTCATCTCAATGTTTACTGCTACTGGTTTCACGACCGGAGAATCTGAATTGATTCTGGAGCATCCCGTTCGCAGACGTCTAAGTACGTTTCTTATACTGTTCGGAGTTTTTTCATTAGCGGTTATCATCTCATCGATAAGCAACATATTATCAGATGAATTTCGTTCGATCGAGCTCGGAATCATTATTTTAGTACTCATCAGTTTATACTTAATCTTAAGCATCCCTAAACTAAAAAAATACATGAAACATTCTTTTGAGAGTCATATGGAAAAAAGTTATAACCTAGCAGATCTTCCCTTAAGAGATGTTATGTATTTTGAAGAAGATGATATTGTTGTAGAACTTCCCATTCACAAGGATTCTAAGATTATGGGGAAAAAATTAAAAGATGTTATTCAAGTGGATGACGATTTAATTGTTCTATTCATTAAACGAGGAGATGTAACGGTAAGAAAAGATAGTTACACAACAGAAATTCAAGAAGGAGACATGTTGGTCTTATACGGTCACCAAAGCTCTCTTCAAGAACGATTTAATGAAGAGATGGATGAATTAAAATCTAAAAAAGATGCGTAG
- a CDS encoding GDSL-type esterase/lipase family protein encodes MRKVSKKWLIGGAGLALILFLIFQFYGETEGASDTQTLKVVALGDSLTYGVGDPSKTGYIGIVKRNIQQQTGRNVIINNFGISGQRSDQLLRQLDNGVVIKSLRQADHIFVFIGTNDFRQAAGWNFRQLPQQKLVLGKEKLRNNLSKTLTVVRENNSFAPVYVLGLYNPYFGKEYDPTAADSIRSWNEAIVEASKESTLTKYISTFELYENVEKELYFSDSIHPNRRGYNRLGNWVYNQWKPLNQE; translated from the coding sequence GTGCGGAAAGTATCAAAGAAATGGTTAATTGGTGGTGCAGGATTAGCCCTCATACTATTCCTGATCTTTCAATTTTATGGAGAAACTGAAGGGGCAAGTGATACACAAACTCTGAAGGTTGTGGCACTAGGAGACTCTTTGACATACGGAGTTGGTGACCCATCCAAAACAGGTTATATTGGTATCGTTAAGAGAAATATTCAGCAGCAAACAGGCAGAAATGTAATCATTAATAATTTTGGCATCAGTGGACAACGTTCTGACCAATTATTAAGACAATTGGATAATGGAGTAGTGATCAAGTCATTAAGACAAGCGGATCATATATTTGTTTTTATAGGTACCAATGATTTTCGCCAGGCTGCAGGCTGGAACTTTCGCCAGTTGCCTCAGCAGAAATTAGTACTTGGAAAAGAAAAGCTAAGAAACAATTTAAGTAAAACTCTGACAGTTGTGAGGGAAAATAATTCGTTTGCGCCAGTCTATGTATTGGGTCTTTATAATCCTTATTTCGGAAAAGAGTACGACCCAACAGCTGCAGATAGTATTAGGTCTTGGAACGAGGCAATCGTAGAAGCAAGCAAAGAAAGCACGCTTACAAAGTACATTTCCACTTTTGAACTTTATGAAAATGTTGAGAAAGAACTATACTTTTCCGATTCTATTCACCCAAATAGAAGGGGATATAACAGGTTAGGAAACTGGGTTTACAACCAGTGGAAGCCTTTAAACCAGGAATGA
- a CDS encoding Fe(3+) ABC transporter substrate-binding protein, which translates to MLKKNIFTAFVMVVLAALVLAGCGKSNEGASSSNNDAKKEDKKSGEVNLYTSRHYDVDDKIFADFTKETGIKVNLIKGEEDELIERLSREGKATKGDLFFTSDAGRLHWAKDKDLLQSVESDTLNKNIPENLRDKDNEWFGLTKRARVIVYDKKKVDQSELSTYEALTEDKWKGKVLIRSSENIYNQSLVSSFIALNGKDEAKKWAEGIVNNMARDPQGGDRDQAKGIVAGEGDVAIMNSYYFGQMLNSEDPEEVKVAKQLSVFFPNQETTGTHINISGIGVTKHAKNKENAIELVEYLSSPKVQKVFAEANYEYPVNKEVEPSELLKSWGNFKEQDLNLSKLGENNADAVKIMNEVSWK; encoded by the coding sequence ATGTTAAAAAAGAACATTTTTACTGCTTTTGTTATGGTTGTACTAGCTGCTCTAGTTTTGGCTGGCTGTGGTAAATCAAACGAGGGTGCAAGTTCAAGTAACAACGATGCAAAAAAAGAAGATAAGAAAAGCGGAGAAGTAAATTTATATACAAGTCGTCACTATGACGTTGATGATAAAATATTTGCGGATTTCACGAAAGAGACTGGAATCAAAGTCAACCTTATTAAAGGTGAAGAAGATGAATTAATCGAGCGTCTTTCAAGAGAAGGGAAAGCAACAAAAGGAGATCTTTTCTTCACATCTGATGCTGGTCGTTTACACTGGGCAAAAGATAAAGACTTATTGCAAAGTGTTGAAAGTGATACATTGAATAAGAATATTCCTGAGAATTTAAGAGATAAAGATAATGAATGGTTTGGTCTAACAAAGCGTGCACGTGTTATCGTATACGATAAGAAAAAAGTCGACCAGTCTGAACTATCTACTTATGAAGCATTAACTGAAGACAAATGGAAAGGTAAAGTACTGATCCGTTCGTCTGAAAACATCTATAATCAATCATTAGTATCTTCATTTATTGCATTAAATGGAAAAGATGAAGCGAAGAAGTGGGCAGAAGGAATCGTGAACAACATGGCTCGTGATCCACAAGGTGGTGACCGTGACCAAGCTAAAGGTATCGTTGCAGGTGAAGGTGATGTTGCCATCATGAACTCTTACTATTTTGGTCAGATGCTTAACTCAGAAGATCCTGAAGAAGTGAAAGTTGCTAAACAATTAAGTGTATTTTTCCCTAACCAAGAAACAACAGGTACGCACATCAATATTAGTGGTATAGGTGTAACGAAACACGCTAAGAACAAAGAGAATGCTATTGAGTTGGTGGAATATCTATCTAGTCCTAAAGTTCAAAAAGTATTTGCTGAAGCAAACTACGAGTATCCTGTTAATAAAGAAGTTGAACCTTCAGAGCTTTTAAAATCTTGGGGTAACTTTAAAGAACAAGATCTTAACCTTTCTAAGCTAGGTGAAAACAATGCAGACGCTGTTAAAATTATGAATGAAGTTAGCTGGAAATAA